In one Cronobacter dublinensis subsp. dublinensis LMG 23823 genomic region, the following are encoded:
- the ydiK gene encoding AI-2E family transporter YdiK — protein sequence MVKLRQPMDVPQILLSVLFLSVMIIACLWIVQPFILGFAWAGTVVIATWPLLLRLQKMLWGRRSLAVLVMVLMLIMLFVIPVALLVNSLVDNSAPFIHWLTSGQMTIPELAWLNSIPYVGNKLYLGWHNLVESGGSAIMAKVRPYLGTTTGWFIGQAAHIGRLLMHCGLMLLFSALLYWRGEQVAFGIRHFAIRLASKRGDAAVVLAGQAIRAVALGVVVTALVQGVLGGIGLAISGIPYATLLTVVMILSCLIQLGPLPVLVPAIIWLYWSGDATWGTVLLIWSAVVGTLDNIIRPMLIRMGADLPMVLILSGVIGGLIAFGMIGLFIGPVLLAVSWRLFSVWVLEAPLPEDNSETVIEALEESDKEKVKK from the coding sequence ATGGTAAAACTTCGACAGCCCATGGACGTGCCGCAAATTCTGCTGTCCGTGTTGTTTCTCTCGGTCATGATCATCGCCTGCCTGTGGATTGTGCAGCCCTTTATTCTGGGGTTCGCCTGGGCAGGCACGGTGGTGATCGCCACCTGGCCGCTGCTGCTGCGGCTGCAGAAAATGCTGTGGGGCAGACGCTCACTGGCCGTTCTGGTGATGGTTCTGATGCTCATCATGCTGTTTGTTATTCCGGTGGCGCTGCTGGTCAACAGCCTCGTGGATAACAGCGCGCCGTTTATTCACTGGCTCACTTCCGGCCAGATGACTATCCCGGAACTGGCGTGGCTTAACAGCATTCCGTATGTCGGCAATAAGTTGTATCTCGGCTGGCACAATCTGGTGGAGAGCGGCGGCTCGGCCATCATGGCGAAAGTGCGCCCGTATCTCGGCACGACGACCGGCTGGTTTATCGGCCAGGCGGCGCATATCGGGCGGCTGCTGATGCACTGCGGCCTGATGTTGCTGTTCAGTGCCCTGCTCTACTGGCGCGGCGAGCAGGTGGCGTTTGGCATTCGCCACTTCGCTATCCGGCTCGCCTCGAAACGCGGCGACGCCGCGGTGGTGCTGGCAGGCCAGGCGATCCGCGCCGTGGCGCTCGGCGTGGTGGTCACGGCGCTGGTACAGGGCGTGCTCGGCGGTATCGGCCTTGCGATTTCCGGCATCCCTTACGCCACGCTTCTGACGGTCGTCATGATCTTAAGCTGCCTGATACAGCTTGGCCCGCTACCGGTGCTGGTGCCAGCGATTATCTGGCTCTACTGGAGCGGCGACGCCACCTGGGGCACCGTGCTGCTTATCTGGAGCGCCGTGGTCGGCACGCTCGACAACATCATTCGCCCGATGCTTATTCGCATGGGCGCGGATCTGCCGATGGTGCTGATCCTGTCGGGCGTTATCGGCGGGCTAATCGCGTTCGGAATGATTGGGTTATTTATCGGTCCGGTGCTGCTGGCGGTGTCGTGGCGACTCTTCTCGGTGTGGGTGCTTGAAGCGCCCTTGCCGGAAGATAATTCGGAAACTGTGATCGAAGCGCTGGAAGAGAGCGATAAAGAAAAAGTAAAAAAGTAA
- a CDS encoding 3-deoxy-7-phosphoheptulonate synthase yields MIKTDELRTARIDSLVTPAELAARYPVTEAVAGHVLDARRRIEKILNGDDQRLLVIIGPCSIHDTRAAVDYAGRLAQLRDKYDARLEIVMRTYFEKPRTVVGWKGLISDPDLNGSYRVNHGIEQARRLLLEVNALGVPTATEFLDMVVGQYISDLISWGAIGARTTESQIHREMASALSCPVGFKNGTDGNTRIAVDAIRAARTSHMFLSPDKHGRMTIYQTSGNPYGHVIMRGGKTPNYHAQAINEACLALREFNLPERLVVDFSHGNCQKQHRRQLDVCDDICQQIRAGSTQVAGVMVESFIAEGTQKIVPGTPLTYGQSITDPCLSWDDSETLLARLADAVESRL; encoded by the coding sequence ATGATCAAAACCGATGAACTTCGTACGGCGCGCATCGACAGCCTGGTAACCCCGGCTGAGCTTGCCGCGCGCTATCCCGTCACGGAGGCGGTCGCAGGCCATGTGCTTGACGCCCGCCGCCGTATTGAAAAAATCCTTAACGGCGACGATCAACGCCTGTTGGTGATTATCGGCCCGTGCTCGATTCATGACACCCGCGCGGCGGTCGATTACGCAGGCCGCCTGGCGCAGCTGCGGGATAAATATGACGCCCGCCTTGAAATCGTGATGCGCACCTATTTTGAAAAACCGCGCACTGTGGTCGGCTGGAAGGGGCTGATTTCCGACCCGGACCTTAACGGTAGCTACCGCGTGAACCACGGCATTGAGCAAGCGCGTCGCCTGCTGCTGGAGGTCAACGCGCTGGGCGTGCCGACCGCCACCGAGTTCCTCGATATGGTGGTCGGGCAGTATATTTCCGATCTCATCAGCTGGGGCGCTATCGGCGCGCGCACGACCGAGAGCCAGATCCACCGCGAAATGGCCTCGGCGCTCTCCTGCCCGGTGGGCTTTAAAAACGGCACTGACGGCAACACCCGTATCGCGGTAGACGCCATTCGCGCGGCGCGCACCAGCCATATGTTCCTCTCGCCCGATAAACATGGCCGGATGACGATTTACCAGACCAGCGGCAACCCTTACGGTCATGTGATCATGCGCGGCGGCAAAACGCCGAACTACCACGCCCAGGCCATTAACGAGGCCTGTCTGGCGCTGCGCGAATTTAACCTGCCGGAGCGACTGGTGGTGGATTTCAGCCACGGCAACTGCCAGAAGCAGCACCGGCGTCAGCTCGACGTCTGCGACGACATTTGCCAGCAGATCCGCGCGGGCTCTACCCAGGTGGCGGGCGTGATGGTGGAGAGCTTTATCGCCGAAGGCACCCAAAAAATCGTCCCCGGCACGCCGCTCACTTACGGCCAGTCGATTACCGACCCGTGCCTTAGCTGGGATGACAGCGAAACGCTGCTGGCGCGCCTTGCCGACGCGGTTGAGAGCCGCCTCTGA
- the ppsA gene encoding phosphoenolpyruvate synthase has translation MSNNGSSSLILWYNQLGMNDVDRVGGKNASLGEMITNLSGMGVSVPNGFATTAEAFNQFLESRGVNQRIYELLDKTDIDDVTELAKAGSQIRQWIVDTPFQPELEQAIRDAYAQLSADDAEASFAVRSSATAEDMPDASFAGQQETFLNVQGIDAVMVAVKHVFASLFNDRAISYRVHQGYDHRGVALSAGVQRMVRSDLAASGVMFSIDTESGFDQVVFITAAYGLGEMVVQGAVNPDEFYVHKPGLAEGRPAIVRRTMGSKKIRMVYADTQEHGKQVRIEDVPQADRDQFCITPEEVQELAKQAVQIEKHYGRPMDIEWAKDGHTGKLFIVQARPETVRSRGQVMERYTLHSQGKVVAEGRAIGHRIGAGTVKVIHDISEMNRIQPGDVLVTDMTDPDWEPIMKKAAAIVTNRGGRTCHAAIIARELGIPAVVGCGDATERIKDDEKVTVSCAEGDTGYVYADLLDFSVKSSSVDTMPDLPLKVMMNVGNPDRAFDFACLPNEGVGLARLEFIINRMIGVHPRALLEFDQQEPALQNQIREMMKGFDNPVEFYVGRLTEGIATLGAAFWPKRVIVRLSDFKSNEYANLVGGERYEPHEENPMLGFRGAGRYVADSFRDCFALECDAVKRVRNEMGLTNVEIMIPFVRTVDQAKAVVDELARQGLKRGENGLKVIMMCEIPSNALLAEQFLEHFDGFSIGSNDMTQLALGLDRDSGVVSELFDERNDAVKALLSMAIRAAKKQGKYVGICGQGPSDHEDFAAWLMEEGIDSLSLNPDTVVQTWLSLAELKK, from the coding sequence ATGTCCAACAATGGCTCGTCATCGCTCATACTTTGGTATAACCAACTCGGCATGAATGATGTAGACAGAGTTGGGGGCAAAAACGCCTCCCTCGGTGAAATGATTACTAACCTGTCCGGTATGGGCGTGTCTGTGCCAAACGGGTTTGCGACCACCGCCGAGGCGTTTAATCAGTTCCTCGAAAGCCGTGGCGTTAACCAGCGTATCTATGAACTGCTGGATAAAACCGATATCGACGACGTGACTGAACTGGCGAAAGCTGGCTCGCAGATCCGCCAGTGGATAGTCGACACGCCCTTCCAGCCGGAACTGGAGCAGGCTATTCGCGACGCCTACGCCCAGCTCTCTGCCGATGACGCCGAAGCCTCCTTTGCGGTGCGCTCCTCCGCCACCGCCGAAGATATGCCGGACGCCTCGTTCGCTGGCCAGCAGGAAACTTTCCTTAACGTGCAGGGCATCGACGCCGTGATGGTGGCGGTGAAGCACGTCTTCGCCTCGTTGTTTAACGACCGCGCCATCTCCTACCGCGTGCATCAGGGTTACGATCACCGCGGCGTGGCGCTCTCCGCAGGCGTGCAGCGCATGGTACGTTCGGATCTCGCCGCGTCAGGCGTGATGTTCTCCATCGATACCGAATCGGGCTTCGACCAGGTGGTGTTTATCACCGCCGCGTATGGCCTCGGCGAAATGGTCGTGCAGGGCGCGGTCAACCCGGACGAATTCTATGTTCACAAGCCGGGTCTGGCGGAAGGCCGTCCGGCGATCGTGCGCCGGACCATGGGGTCGAAAAAAATTCGCATGGTGTATGCCGATACCCAGGAGCACGGCAAGCAGGTGCGCATTGAGGATGTGCCGCAGGCCGATCGCGACCAGTTCTGTATCACGCCAGAAGAGGTGCAGGAACTGGCGAAACAGGCGGTGCAGATTGAGAAACACTACGGTCGTCCGATGGATATCGAGTGGGCAAAAGACGGCCACACCGGCAAATTGTTTATCGTGCAGGCGCGCCCGGAAACCGTGCGCTCGCGCGGCCAGGTGATGGAGCGCTATACGCTGCATTCGCAGGGCAAAGTGGTGGCCGAGGGCCGCGCTATCGGTCATCGCATCGGCGCGGGCACGGTGAAAGTTATCCACGACATCAGCGAGATGAACCGCATTCAGCCGGGCGACGTGCTGGTCACGGACATGACCGACCCGGACTGGGAGCCTATTATGAAAAAGGCCGCGGCGATTGTGACCAACCGCGGCGGGCGCACCTGTCATGCGGCGATCATCGCCCGTGAGCTCGGCATTCCGGCGGTCGTCGGCTGCGGCGATGCCACCGAGCGCATTAAAGACGACGAGAAAGTTACCGTCTCCTGCGCCGAAGGGGACACCGGCTATGTCTACGCCGATCTGCTCGATTTCAGCGTGAAAAGCTCAAGCGTAGATACCATGCCGGATCTGCCGCTTAAGGTGATGATGAACGTCGGCAACCCGGACCGCGCGTTCGACTTCGCCTGCCTGCCGAACGAAGGCGTGGGTCTGGCGCGTCTCGAATTTATCATCAACCGTATGATTGGCGTGCACCCGCGCGCGCTGCTGGAGTTCGACCAGCAGGAGCCCGCGCTGCAAAACCAGATCCGCGAGATGATGAAGGGCTTCGACAACCCGGTGGAATTCTACGTGGGCCGCCTGACCGAAGGCATCGCGACGCTCGGCGCGGCCTTCTGGCCGAAGCGCGTTATTGTGCGTCTGTCTGACTTTAAATCCAACGAATACGCCAACCTGGTGGGCGGCGAGCGGTACGAGCCGCATGAAGAGAACCCGATGCTCGGCTTCCGTGGCGCGGGGCGTTATGTGGCCGACAGCTTCCGCGACTGCTTCGCGCTGGAGTGCGATGCGGTGAAACGCGTGCGTAACGAGATGGGTCTTACGAACGTTGAAATCATGATCCCGTTCGTGCGTACCGTGGATCAGGCCAAAGCGGTCGTGGACGAGCTGGCGCGTCAGGGGCTTAAGCGCGGCGAGAACGGGCTGAAAGTCATTATGATGTGCGAAATCCCGTCCAACGCGCTGCTGGCCGAGCAGTTCCTTGAGCATTTCGACGGCTTCTCGATTGGCTCCAACGACATGACGCAGCTCGCGCTCGGCCTCGACCGCGACTCCGGCGTCGTGTCCGAGCTGTTCGACGAGCGTAACGACGCCGTGAAAGCGCTGCTCTCCATGGCTATTCGCGCTGCGAAAAAGCAGGGCAAATATGTCGGCATCTGCGGTCAGGGCCCGTCGGATCACGAGGATTTCGCCGCCTGGTTAATGGAAGAGGGGATCGATTCGTTGTCGCTTAACCCCGATACTGTGGTGCAAACCTGGTTAAGCCTGGCCGAGCTTAAAAAATAA
- the ppsR gene encoding posphoenolpyruvate synthetase regulatory kinase/phosphorylase PpsR, whose translation MDNVVDRQVFYISDGTAITAEVLGHAVMSQFPVSINSITLPFVENESRARAVKEQIDAIYQQSGVRPLVFYSIVLPEVREIILQSQGFCQDIVQALVAPLQEELRLDPTPVAHRTHGLNPANLIKYDARIAAIDYTLAHDDGISMRNLDQAQVILLGVSRCGKTPTSLYLAMQFGIRAANYPFIADDMDNLNLPAALRPLQHKLFGLTINPERLAAIREERRENSRYASLRQCRLEVAEVEALYRKHQIPYLNSTNYSVEEIATKILDIMGLSRRMY comes from the coding sequence ATGGATAATGTTGTCGATCGCCAGGTATTTTATATTTCCGACGGGACCGCGATCACCGCCGAGGTATTAGGCCATGCGGTGATGTCGCAATTCCCGGTCAGCATCAACAGCATTACCCTGCCGTTTGTCGAAAACGAAAGCCGCGCCAGAGCGGTGAAGGAGCAGATTGACGCCATCTACCAGCAGAGCGGCGTGCGCCCGCTGGTGTTCTACTCCATCGTACTGCCCGAGGTGCGCGAGATTATTCTGCAAAGCCAGGGCTTTTGTCAGGATATTGTCCAGGCGCTGGTGGCGCCGCTTCAGGAAGAGTTGCGGCTCGACCCGACGCCGGTGGCCCACCGCACCCACGGCCTTAACCCGGCCAATCTCATCAAATATGACGCGCGCATCGCGGCTATCGACTACACGCTGGCCCACGATGACGGCATCTCCATGCGTAACCTCGACCAGGCGCAGGTGATCCTGCTTGGCGTGTCGCGCTGCGGTAAAACGCCCACCAGCCTCTATCTGGCGATGCAGTTTGGCATCCGGGCCGCCAACTACCCCTTTATTGCCGACGACATGGATAACCTAAACCTCCCGGCAGCGCTGCGCCCGCTCCAGCATAAGCTGTTCGGCCTGACGATTAACCCGGAGCGTCTCGCGGCCATCCGCGAAGAGCGCCGCGAAAACAGCCGTTACGCCTCGCTGCGCCAGTGTCGTCTCGAAGTGGCCGAAGTCGAAGCGCTCTATCGCAAACACCAGATCCCCTACCTCAACAGCACTAACTATTCGGTAGAAGAGATAGCCACCAAAATCCTCGACATCATGGGACTCAGCCGCCGGATGTACTGA
- a CDS encoding glycoside hydrolase family 3 N-terminal domain-containing protein, whose product MTIYKDPTRPVAERVADLLARMTPEEKFAQMHAYWLVLSPEGDHRERTDLSDEFSGATQQAALTERLKRGAGQITRPLGTHIVAPREGVRAANRLQKMLVEETRLGIPAMFHEECLVGLLCKDATLFPSSLNYGSTWDPQLVEQAAQAIGREARAVGCHQGLAPVLDVSRDVRWGRTEETFGEDPWLVGVMATRYVKGLQGPQRDLLATLKHYVGHSFSEGARNHAPVHLGFCELNDTFLLPFEMAVKLAHAGSVMPAYHDIDNVPTHADDFLLTQVLREQWGFDGIIVADYGGVSLLHQHHGVAQDAAHSAALAFNAGLDIELPKDDCARHLAQALARGLITMEKVDKIVARVLGEKFRLGLFEQPYADENAITLQSDETRRIAREVAARSLTLLENNGVLPLQGTPRVAVVGPTADDPLALLSGYSFPVHLIISDMLEQTSQVTTPLAALREQLGGALAGYAKGCHIIEKRMAGAPVFPGDSGEKPMQQSPVSDDVSLIPDAVALAGQSDVVLAFVGDLSGLFQSGTVGEGSDTDSLQLPGVQQQLLEALVETGKPVVVVMTGGRPYHLGGLESRVAAWVMAWAPGQEGGHAIADLLTGKAEPQGRLVVSVPKSAGAMPYYYNHKLKSGGTPYAFHFGSRYPFGYGKTWTEFRYGALDIAQARVPMAGEVEVSVTVTNSGAQAGSEVVQLYVHDKVASMVRPVQELKAFGRVTLAPGASARVTFRVPVDMLSFTRRDGARIVEPGEFDIRVGANSGDIRSRGTVIVEGETQVLGNSWRMLSECHVEQ is encoded by the coding sequence ATGACTATCTATAAGGACCCAACCCGTCCGGTGGCTGAACGCGTCGCCGATTTGCTCGCCCGCATGACGCCGGAGGAGAAATTCGCCCAGATGCACGCTTACTGGCTGGTGCTGTCGCCGGAGGGCGATCACCGGGAGCGAACCGATTTGAGCGATGAGTTTTCCGGCGCGACCCAGCAGGCGGCGCTGACCGAACGTCTGAAACGCGGCGCGGGGCAGATAACCCGCCCGCTCGGCACCCATATCGTCGCGCCGCGGGAGGGCGTGCGCGCCGCTAACCGTCTGCAGAAAATGCTGGTGGAAGAGACGCGGCTCGGCATTCCCGCCATGTTCCATGAAGAGTGCCTGGTGGGGCTGCTATGCAAAGACGCGACGCTGTTTCCGTCGTCGCTCAACTACGGTTCCACCTGGGATCCGCAGCTGGTGGAGCAGGCCGCGCAGGCTATCGGGCGTGAAGCGCGCGCCGTCGGCTGTCATCAGGGCCTCGCGCCGGTGCTCGATGTGTCGCGCGACGTGCGCTGGGGCCGCACGGAAGAAACCTTTGGCGAAGATCCGTGGCTGGTGGGCGTGATGGCGACCCGCTACGTGAAAGGGCTACAGGGGCCGCAGCGGGATCTGCTCGCGACCCTCAAGCACTACGTCGGCCACTCGTTCAGCGAAGGCGCGCGCAACCATGCGCCGGTGCACCTCGGCTTTTGCGAACTCAACGACACCTTCCTGCTGCCGTTTGAAATGGCGGTGAAGCTGGCGCACGCGGGCTCGGTGATGCCTGCGTATCACGATATCGATAACGTGCCGACCCACGCCGATGATTTCCTCCTCACACAAGTATTGCGCGAACAATGGGGCTTTGACGGCATTATCGTCGCCGACTACGGTGGTGTAAGCCTGCTGCATCAGCACCACGGCGTGGCGCAGGACGCGGCGCACTCGGCGGCGCTGGCCTTTAATGCGGGGCTGGATATCGAACTGCCGAAAGACGACTGCGCGCGCCATCTGGCGCAGGCGCTGGCGCGCGGGCTTATCACGATGGAAAAAGTGGATAAAATTGTGGCGCGCGTGCTGGGCGAAAAGTTCCGTCTCGGACTGTTTGAACAGCCGTATGCCGATGAGAACGCCATTACGCTGCAAAGCGACGAGACGCGCCGCATCGCCCGCGAGGTGGCGGCGCGTTCCCTGACGCTGCTTGAGAATAACGGTGTGCTGCCGCTTCAGGGTACGCCGCGCGTGGCGGTAGTCGGGCCGACGGCGGACGATCCGCTGGCGCTGCTGAGCGGCTACAGCTTCCCGGTGCATCTCATCATCAGCGATATGCTGGAGCAGACAAGCCAGGTGACGACGCCGCTTGCCGCGCTGCGCGAACAGCTCGGTGGCGCGCTCGCAGGCTATGCCAAAGGCTGTCATATCATTGAGAAACGCATGGCGGGCGCGCCGGTGTTCCCCGGCGACAGCGGCGAAAAACCGATGCAGCAGTCGCCGGTCTCAGACGATGTGTCGCTCATCCCGGACGCAGTGGCGCTCGCCGGACAAAGCGACGTGGTGCTGGCGTTTGTCGGCGATCTCTCCGGGCTGTTCCAGAGCGGCACCGTGGGCGAAGGCTCTGACACCGACAGCCTGCAACTGCCGGGCGTGCAGCAACAGCTGCTGGAGGCGCTGGTGGAAACGGGTAAGCCGGTCGTGGTCGTGATGACCGGCGGTCGCCCTTATCACCTGGGCGGGCTGGAGTCGCGCGTCGCGGCGTGGGTGATGGCCTGGGCGCCGGGGCAGGAGGGCGGACACGCGATTGCGGATCTGCTGACCGGCAAAGCGGAACCGCAGGGCCGGTTAGTGGTGTCGGTGCCGAAAAGCGCAGGCGCGATGCCGTACTACTACAACCATAAGCTCAAAAGCGGCGGCACGCCTTACGCGTTTCACTTCGGCTCACGCTACCCGTTCGGCTACGGCAAAACCTGGACCGAATTCCGCTATGGCGCCCTGGACATCGCCCAGGCGCGCGTGCCGATGGCGGGCGAGGTGGAGGTATCGGTTACCGTCACCAACAGCGGCGCGCAGGCGGGCAGCGAGGTGGTACAGCTGTATGTGCACGATAAAGTAGCCTCGATGGTCCGCCCGGTGCAGGAGCTGAAAGCCTTCGGGCGCGTTACGCTTGCCCCTGGCGCCAGCGCGCGCGTTACGTTCCGCGTGCCGGTCGATATGCTCAGTTTCACGCGTCGTGATGGCGCACGCATTGTCGAGCCTGGCGAGTTTGACATTCGCGTTGGGGCCAATAGCGGCGATATTCGCAGTCGCGGCACCGTTATTGTGGAAGGCGAAACCCAGGTGCTGGGAAATAGCTGGCGGATGCTGAGTGAGTGTCATGTTGAGCAATAA
- a CDS encoding MFS transporter has protein sequence MNLTSALTTKDKIGYGLGDMASALVWQTATLFLAYFYTDVFGLPAAIMGTMFLLVRVVDAFVDPCIGALVDRTRTRYGRFRPWLLWFAIPFGVSCLITFYVPQAGETTKIVYACVTYSILSLVYSAINVPYCAMPGSLTMDPRERHSLQSWRFGLSFIGGLIVTVIALPMVDWLGNGNAQKGYFYAMGLMGALGVVLFFCCFFMTRERYLPANDANSSMLKDLKLLAANSQWRIIFLFNILLLTAVVTRGSATMYYVKYVLLRPDLVFVFIVSGMVANLTGALLSERLLGKYDRVRSYQWTIISFVVLATLIFFIPPTAVWLIFAINIVFSFIQNLTTPLQWTMFSDVVDYEEHRSGRRLDGLVFSTALFAIKLGLALGGAVVGWILGMVDYLPNQATQSASVLTTINALFTLIPCALFLLMALLLCFYQLSSRRVAAIAAELVQKRQVREDTASLKPAIQE, from the coding sequence ATGAACCTCACCTCTGCTCTTACGACAAAAGATAAAATAGGCTACGGCTTAGGCGATATGGCGAGCGCGCTGGTCTGGCAAACCGCGACGCTATTTCTCGCCTATTTTTATACCGATGTTTTCGGGCTGCCTGCGGCTATTATGGGCACCATGTTTTTACTGGTCAGGGTGGTGGACGCGTTTGTCGACCCGTGCATCGGCGCGCTGGTGGACCGCACCCGTACCCGCTATGGCCGCTTCCGCCCCTGGCTGCTGTGGTTCGCCATTCCATTCGGCGTCAGCTGTCTCATCACCTTCTATGTGCCCCAGGCGGGCGAGACCACGAAAATCGTTTACGCCTGCGTCACTTACAGCATTCTGAGCCTCGTGTATTCCGCCATTAACGTGCCGTATTGCGCGATGCCAGGCTCGCTGACGATGGATCCGCGCGAGCGCCACTCGCTGCAATCCTGGCGCTTCGGGCTTTCCTTTATTGGCGGGCTTATCGTTACCGTGATTGCGCTGCCGATGGTCGACTGGCTCGGCAACGGCAACGCCCAGAAGGGCTATTTCTACGCGATGGGCCTGATGGGCGCGCTCGGCGTGGTGCTGTTCTTCTGCTGCTTTTTCATGACCCGCGAGCGTTATCTGCCGGCCAATGACGCCAACAGTTCAATGCTGAAAGATTTAAAACTGCTGGCGGCCAACAGCCAGTGGCGCATCATTTTCCTGTTTAATATTTTATTATTAACCGCGGTCGTCACGCGCGGCTCCGCGACAATGTATTACGTTAAGTATGTTCTGCTACGCCCGGATCTGGTGTTTGTATTTATTGTCTCCGGCATGGTGGCGAATCTTACCGGTGCGTTATTATCTGAGCGTCTGCTCGGGAAATATGACCGCGTGCGCTCCTACCAGTGGACCATTATTAGCTTTGTGGTGCTCGCCACGCTCATTTTCTTTATTCCCCCAACCGCCGTCTGGTTAATATTCGCCATCAATATCGTCTTCAGTTTTATTCAGAACCTCACGACGCCGCTGCAATGGACCATGTTTTCCGACGTGGTGGATTATGAAGAGCACCGCAGCGGACGCCGCCTCGACGGCCTGGTCTTCTCCACCGCGCTGTTCGCCATCAAGCTCGGACTGGCGCTCGGCGGCGCGGTCGTGGGCTGGATCCTCGGCATGGTCGATTACCTGCCAAACCAGGCCACGCAAAGCGCCAGCGTGCTAACCACCATTAATGCGCTGTTCACGCTTATCCCCTGCGCGCTGTTCTTGCTGATGGCGCTGCTGCTCTGCTTTTATCAGCTCAGCAGCCGCCGCGTGGCCGCCATCGCCGCGGAGCTGGTGCAAAAGCGCCAGGTGCGTGAAGACACCGCCTCACTCAAGCCTGCTATTCAGGAGTAA